A genomic window from Arthrobacter globiformis includes:
- a CDS encoding DNA methyltransferase: MSFTGSISNSIHLGDARRVLPGLLADGMEGSVKLCYLDPPFNTLGAQSTRGHYRDHRTTPQWADLMREVLGSVHALLRHDGSLWLHVDANELGTARLLCEEIFGADNSSGVITWERTRRPVFLHGQMSSVTDFILVYAKDRSKLRPFTDGATERSKRTPLAHRGNRAVELAFPPGTVKFNCGDGTYSAGDHSSPGIDAHLLKDVAVAAGRNVTWLHLTMPSRYSAAKLNQMISDGADFIVPKVPFRPSYIAPGGNPKLVTNLWSWQLESMETNEDAARQQKELHPDLPFPSAKPEGLLRKIITLASEPDDVILDCFAGSGTTAAVAEKLGRRWIAIEESPRTMNSYLRPRMAGLGSIGQIVEPVPDKPVVASHFQVFTDDQWGLVEPLLPNSDGRRGRPFRNQRQVVEGIAYRYRHGIAWRDLPEQFGPWQTAWKRHRVLAADGIWDRIQNLLQAEAYAAGATGCPVFVDSTFNRSHFQGSNLPFGTGNPANDI, translated from the coding sequence GTGAGTTTTACTGGGAGCATTTCAAATTCCATTCATCTCGGCGATGCCCGCCGAGTCCTGCCTGGCCTCCTGGCGGACGGTATGGAAGGCAGCGTGAAACTCTGCTACCTCGATCCACCGTTTAATACTCTGGGCGCGCAGTCAACCCGCGGCCATTACAGGGACCACCGGACAACCCCGCAGTGGGCAGACCTTATGAGGGAGGTCTTGGGGAGCGTGCATGCCTTGCTCAGGCACGACGGTTCGTTGTGGCTCCATGTGGATGCAAACGAGCTCGGCACGGCTCGGTTGCTGTGTGAGGAGATCTTCGGCGCGGATAACTCAAGCGGTGTCATAACGTGGGAACGGACGCGTCGCCCGGTGTTTTTGCACGGACAGATGTCCTCGGTCACGGACTTCATCTTGGTCTATGCAAAAGATCGCTCTAAGCTCCGCCCGTTCACGGATGGGGCCACGGAGCGGAGCAAACGAACACCCCTTGCTCACAGGGGAAACCGGGCTGTAGAACTGGCATTCCCTCCGGGCACGGTCAAATTCAACTGTGGCGACGGAACCTACTCCGCAGGAGACCACTCATCTCCCGGCATTGACGCCCATCTTTTGAAAGACGTAGCCGTAGCCGCTGGCCGCAATGTGACTTGGCTGCACCTGACCATGCCCTCTCGTTATTCGGCCGCAAAGCTGAATCAGATGATAAGCGACGGTGCTGACTTCATAGTCCCCAAAGTACCGTTCCGCCCCAGCTACATCGCGCCCGGCGGCAACCCGAAATTGGTGACCAACCTGTGGTCGTGGCAGCTCGAATCGATGGAAACGAACGAGGACGCCGCGCGACAGCAGAAGGAACTGCATCCAGATCTGCCGTTCCCGAGTGCGAAGCCGGAGGGCCTCCTCCGGAAAATCATCACATTGGCTTCAGAACCTGACGACGTCATCCTGGACTGCTTCGCCGGCTCCGGAACCACCGCGGCCGTGGCAGAAAAGCTTGGCCGCCGCTGGATCGCCATCGAAGAGAGCCCCCGGACCATGAACTCCTACCTCCGGCCACGAATGGCCGGCCTAGGGAGTATTGGCCAGATAGTTGAACCCGTGCCTGACAAACCCGTGGTCGCATCGCATTTCCAGGTCTTCACCGATGATCAATGGGGCCTAGTCGAGCCTCTACTGCCTAACTCCGACGGCCGCCGGGGACGCCCGTTCCGAAACCAGCGTCAAGTCGTCGAAGGTATTGCCTACCGGTACCGGCACGGGATCGCATGGCGCGACCTGCCGGAGCAGTTCGGTCCCTGGCAAACCGCTTGGAAGCGTCACCGAGTTCTCGCGGCAGATGGCATCTGGGACCGGATCCAAAACCTGCTCCAAGCGGAAGCCTATGCAGCGGGTGCAACAGGCTGTCCCGTGTTCGTGGACTCGACTTTCAACCGCTCCCACTTTCAAGGATCGAACCTTCCCTTCGGGACGGGGAATCCGGCGAACGACATTTGA
- a CDS encoding transposase, producing MITKIHHAYDGKGWPLAFLIEPGQGLDSRMFAHVIEAVRVPRAGGGRARTRPDAVLGDKAYSSKANRERLPARKIRAVIPEPRDQIANRKRRGSRGGRPVNFDAGAYKGRAAVEQSFNLFKQWRGIATWYDKFPLTYRAASPFTHA from the coding sequence CTGATTACGAAGATCCACCACGCCTACGACGGGAAGGGCTGGCCGCTGGCATTCCTCATCGAGCCCGGCCAGGGCTTGGACTCACGGATGTTCGCGCACGTCATCGAGGCGGTCCGCGTCCCCCGCGCCGGCGGCGGCCGGGCCAGGACCCGGCCCGATGCGGTGCTCGGGGACAAGGCCTACTCCTCGAAGGCCAACCGGGAACGGCTGCCGGCCCGGAAGATCAGGGCCGTGATCCCCGAACCCAGGGACCAGATCGCCAACCGCAAACGTCGGGGCTCCCGCGGCGGTCGCCCGGTGAACTTCGACGCCGGGGCCTACAAGGGGCGGGCCGCCGTCGAGCAGTCCTTCAACCTCTTCAAGCAATGGCGCGGCATCGCCACTTGGTACGACAAGTTCCCGCTCACCTACCGGGCCGCGTCGCCCTTTACGCATGCCTGA
- a CDS encoding sacsin N-terminal ATP-binding-like domain-containing protein gives MLDTNSPVAPVDSHEPDDFVPAEFIRARAEKVIAGVLGDEVGFARAVKAMVAHTIKEYRGRFLHELIQNGYDAHLPGTRDGKVAIIFDETEGAHGVLYVANGGRPLSQSNFERMATLGESDKPIGEGIGNKGVGFKSVFQICDVPEIYSARDSRDPMFNGFSFRLGTRADLLEMLDDDDIRADQVEKNLSLSMLTVPLSTVPRRAQALREQGYVTVLRLPCSSPRAAQEVEERIGRLLNSPAPIMLFLDRLSSMTIQSSNQSDCEVLVRNEIPAEFFGKRVILNDSIRFHVFSLMVPQERLLAALQESVDEGALDARWLEWDASAEVSVAVGDGWEVSAPHAFTYLPMGDNTAAPFSGHINAPFVTDFARLGLDPEQPVNKLLLEFAAELCIRSAEQLIAADLDANSVVDLTTWAVNSLSFVDEASKRLNDRPLADVIRVPCVGSGWAALSSVHRWPTDSGNVITAESVAGVTAAHLVDPSRVSETRLGRLAETGKHLGSSLEPAPEVLAEWVERLAADLGSNATTMTKWRLFYDDLPDLFASGDPLSGRNLLLSADGAVVSCDHRPKGNEGPRRHGIRAVFFSPKSTGTDDDDAVDGDLDFLPPKSLEDRLVFLHPELEWYVGPQRTRGRAFLQDRGLARQFRTAGLLLHLGQVMARSASICRPPCIYGSSSSKRTTGPGAAGRFELGPHSGAKCAACGFPPALGSRLAVVSGFRSSHVDYVCGAKAFSPRCMWSHNDGWE, from the coding sequence ATGCTTGATACCAACTCGCCGGTAGCGCCCGTAGATTCTCACGAACCGGATGACTTCGTACCGGCAGAATTCATTCGCGCACGTGCTGAAAAGGTCATAGCGGGCGTACTGGGCGATGAGGTGGGATTCGCTCGCGCCGTCAAGGCGATGGTCGCTCACACGATCAAAGAGTACCGGGGGAGATTTCTTCACGAGCTGATTCAGAATGGCTACGACGCGCATCTTCCCGGGACTCGAGATGGCAAAGTCGCCATCATTTTTGACGAAACTGAGGGTGCGCATGGCGTGCTCTATGTTGCAAATGGCGGGCGCCCGTTGTCGCAAAGCAACTTTGAGCGGATGGCGACACTCGGTGAGAGTGACAAACCTATCGGGGAAGGGATCGGCAACAAGGGCGTCGGGTTTAAAAGCGTCTTCCAGATCTGCGATGTACCCGAGATATACAGCGCTCGGGATAGCCGAGATCCGATGTTCAATGGATTTTCATTTCGTTTGGGTACTCGGGCGGACCTCCTGGAGATGCTGGATGACGACGATATACGCGCCGACCAAGTAGAAAAAAATCTTTCCCTGAGCATGCTGACGGTCCCGTTGTCTACCGTCCCTCGTCGCGCCCAGGCACTGCGCGAGCAGGGCTACGTCACGGTTCTAAGGTTGCCCTGCTCATCACCCAGAGCTGCACAGGAAGTTGAGGAGCGGATCGGCCGGCTTCTCAACTCGCCTGCTCCCATCATGTTGTTCCTTGACCGCCTCAGTTCCATGACTATCCAGTCGAGCAACCAATCGGATTGTGAGGTGCTCGTCCGAAACGAAATTCCAGCGGAATTCTTCGGCAAGCGAGTGATCCTCAACGATTCCATCCGCTTTCATGTGTTCAGTCTCATGGTTCCACAGGAACGACTCTTGGCTGCCCTGCAGGAGTCGGTCGACGAGGGCGCGCTGGACGCGAGGTGGCTTGAGTGGGATGCCAGTGCTGAGGTGAGCGTCGCGGTGGGTGACGGATGGGAGGTGAGCGCGCCGCATGCTTTCACATACCTCCCAATGGGCGACAACACTGCTGCCCCGTTTTCAGGCCACATTAACGCCCCTTTTGTTACTGACTTTGCCCGGCTCGGCCTGGACCCGGAGCAACCTGTAAATAAACTCCTCCTCGAGTTCGCTGCAGAGCTCTGCATCCGCTCCGCCGAACAACTGATAGCCGCGGATCTGGACGCAAACTCTGTCGTCGATCTGACCACTTGGGCGGTCAACTCACTCAGCTTTGTTGATGAGGCCTCTAAACGTCTGAACGACAGGCCGTTAGCAGACGTTATTCGCGTTCCCTGCGTTGGCTCGGGTTGGGCCGCGCTGTCGAGCGTTCATCGGTGGCCAACTGATTCAGGCAATGTCATCACAGCTGAATCAGTTGCCGGAGTAACCGCTGCCCACCTCGTCGATCCGTCACGTGTCAGCGAGACAAGGTTGGGGCGGCTCGCTGAAACCGGAAAGCATCTAGGTTCTAGTCTCGAACCTGCGCCGGAAGTTTTGGCCGAGTGGGTTGAACGTTTGGCAGCAGACCTCGGCTCCAATGCAACCACAATGACCAAATGGCGCCTGTTCTACGATGACCTTCCAGATCTGTTCGCTTCCGGCGACCCGCTATCCGGACGGAACCTGCTCCTCTCGGCAGACGGGGCGGTAGTGTCATGCGATCACCGGCCGAAAGGCAACGAGGGCCCACGACGTCACGGCATTCGTGCTGTTTTCTTTTCCCCGAAGAGCACCGGCACAGACGACGACGACGCTGTCGACGGCGACCTTGATTTCCTGCCGCCCAAGTCTCTGGAAGATCGACTAGTCTTTCTGCATCCGGAGCTGGAGTGGTACGTGGGCCCTCAAAGAACCCGAGGTCGGGCCTTCCTTCAGGATCGAGGGCTGGCCAGACAGTTCCGAACCGCTGGCCTCTTGCTGCATCTTGGTCAGGTCATGGCACGGTCAGCGTCCATCTGCCGGCCTCCCTGTATCTACGGTTCTTCGTCGTCTAAGAGGACGACCGGTCCCGGTGCAGCGGGAAGGTTTGAATTGGGCCCACATTCGGGCGCGAAGTGCGCAGCTTGCGGTTTTCCGCCAGCCCTTGGGTCGCGGCTTGCGGTGGTTTCCGGCTTTCGAAGTTCTCATGTTGACTATGTGTGCGGAGCCAAGGCATTCTCTCCCCGGTGCATGTGGTCTCACAACGATGGCTGGGAGTGA
- a CDS encoding DUF6919 domain-containing protein — MSIDMPENTEEGRLQAAQDLWHQTKTFEDACVMTAAWLEGIIPFMPGRFGAIESETGPIASDLAEINRLGLWTQESQPGEASENWAQREFIHGLCEEGTALRLELLSNRSDLVALSFRPGTTGFGLIPATASPGAVASLHLGQSMALCDEDSDFIQILQDYTTRELALVAVGLWEVQIFDPVWGRAGLLIPSVIEALSAP, encoded by the coding sequence GTGAGTATTGACATGCCGGAGAACACCGAAGAAGGACGCTTGCAGGCAGCCCAGGATTTGTGGCACCAAACCAAGACATTCGAAGATGCCTGCGTGATGACAGCCGCATGGCTTGAAGGCATCATCCCGTTTATGCCCGGACGGTTCGGTGCCATTGAGAGTGAGACCGGACCGATTGCGTCAGATCTCGCCGAAATCAACAGGCTCGGACTGTGGACACAGGAGTCCCAGCCTGGGGAGGCCTCCGAGAACTGGGCACAGAGAGAATTCATCCACGGCCTGTGCGAGGAGGGCACCGCTCTGCGGCTGGAATTGCTGAGTAACCGCTCAGACCTTGTCGCTCTCTCCTTCCGCCCCGGCACCACGGGCTTTGGATTGATTCCGGCAACCGCCTCTCCCGGCGCTGTGGCATCTCTCCATCTTGGGCAGAGCATGGCTTTGTGCGATGAGGATAGTGACTTCATCCAGATACTTCAGGATTACACTACTCGGGAGCTCGCCCTAGTCGCTGTTGGACTCTGGGAAGTCCAGATCTTCGATCCGGTCTGGGGCCGTGCGGGGCTTCTAATCCCGTCCGTTATTGAGGCCCTCAGCGCGCCGTAG
- a CDS encoding SIR2 family protein, with protein MNLPQAVLDAQSDGRLVFFVGAGASVDAPSGLPLFGELARQLAVMARVPFKKNVELDFFLGSMPESFETHRHTRNIVAREGSAPNTTHTALVRVASSVGQLRVVTTNFDNHLSSAAAAGGIEVSDMWIGPALPLGEDFTGIVHLHGSVLREPRELVLTDGDFGRAYLTNAWATRFLLPMFQRFTVLFIGYSHDDPIMRYLALGLPSGTPRFAFMSVDDVDDVKWSRLGVETIGYPVQGHDHTALVAALEAWDLRARMRQTEHRARIVEVVNGGPTLTPVDYDYLVAQLKTASGASEFVHAVGAAEPVLQVAWLHWAEELPEFKALFNGQDGDAAANILGNWFCQNFIASPELHGAALQTLQRLGQAFSNGLFRAAGWAAADLSKADADAGRRWKALLATSVHGHSAPVATETLLSHFPADQPEDLTVVRAALRPYLVLKRRWFLDDSEDLTTLPDAEVRWKADADNLIRHVLTVVEATPHGDLALGAVLEESLSAAYDLLDAYHGLRSWDPLSFGRSAIEPHGQDQFRDPVDAVIDGLRAYGEKALVARPELPEKWWSLDRVLFRRLALHLVALDASRSCDEKISWLLERSVLYETDLKHENYRVLKVSAEKASKEARARLLAAAQAGPSLPEDIADIERHTKYATYNLLVWLAQVAPGWSEAGAALEAAQAANPDFAPRGHPDFDSWMTSGTWGGKLPMEPEDFIRRFEADPAAAVDDLLARDYSARNFDEPDWRDALSLVSRVVESRPELGEQLWTLVDDRSGLGPLAHDLRRATVEGWAQATLGGAADAVVERVATQVPNSESARSVSRFLLEQVRKQIESDETPALAGMRRIAFRLWREHGQSFTHAEELDPNSFAPLYLNSWPGDLAQYWMAEVDRRWRKDRDDWSGLNEDERDALTQLLDGPPHALDATRPAVASHLFFLFAADATFTTEHVLPLFREDSTAALVWNPYLHQPRYNDKLLAAGLLESTIAEWARLDVLGSHLRSQFFALVASIVSFAGITPESRLALLDQSVLVDDGAHAAEFAQAIVRFLHLDGIDGAEVWKRWLRDHLTTRLHGVPRTPNMEELTCWADTVPYLGDEIPEAIELLSNHSIGLGSRFFRPHFPEEALSAHGSVLVSHFAERVHNSSPSNYSIVHQVKELIDALRGALGDTGVQPLVHAAMTRGFLGNSSD; from the coding sequence GTGAACCTGCCGCAGGCCGTTCTCGACGCACAATCTGATGGGCGCTTAGTATTTTTTGTTGGCGCGGGGGCTTCGGTTGACGCTCCGTCAGGTCTTCCGCTTTTCGGCGAATTGGCGCGTCAGTTGGCAGTAATGGCACGGGTACCGTTCAAGAAGAACGTCGAGCTCGACTTTTTCCTGGGGTCGATGCCGGAGAGTTTCGAAACGCATCGCCACACCCGGAATATCGTCGCTCGCGAAGGCTCCGCACCGAACACCACTCACACAGCGCTCGTTCGAGTCGCTTCTTCAGTCGGCCAGCTGCGGGTCGTCACAACCAACTTCGATAACCACCTCTCGTCCGCAGCGGCTGCCGGTGGAATCGAGGTTTCCGACATGTGGATCGGTCCGGCCCTACCGCTCGGGGAAGATTTCACTGGCATTGTCCATCTTCACGGTTCAGTGCTCCGCGAACCTCGGGAGCTCGTTCTCACCGATGGAGACTTCGGGCGGGCCTACCTCACCAACGCCTGGGCTACCCGATTCCTGCTACCGATGTTCCAGAGGTTTACGGTGCTGTTCATCGGTTACAGCCATGATGACCCAATCATGAGATACCTCGCACTTGGCCTCCCGTCGGGGACGCCGCGATTCGCCTTCATGAGTGTCGACGACGTCGACGACGTTAAGTGGTCGAGGCTCGGGGTTGAGACGATCGGCTACCCTGTCCAGGGCCACGACCACACTGCGCTTGTGGCTGCGCTGGAGGCGTGGGATCTCCGCGCCCGGATGCGGCAGACCGAGCACCGCGCTCGGATCGTTGAAGTTGTCAACGGAGGACCAACTCTCACCCCGGTCGACTACGACTACCTCGTCGCTCAACTCAAGACCGCCAGCGGTGCAAGCGAGTTCGTCCATGCTGTCGGAGCTGCTGAACCGGTTCTCCAGGTCGCGTGGCTCCACTGGGCGGAGGAACTGCCGGAGTTCAAAGCGCTCTTCAATGGTCAGGACGGAGACGCCGCGGCCAATATCCTTGGGAACTGGTTCTGTCAGAACTTCATCGCGTCGCCCGAACTTCACGGAGCGGCATTGCAGACGCTGCAGCGGTTGGGCCAAGCGTTCAGCAACGGCCTCTTCCGTGCTGCCGGTTGGGCAGCCGCCGATCTGAGCAAGGCAGATGCTGACGCCGGGCGGCGATGGAAAGCGTTGCTCGCGACCTCAGTACACGGACACTCTGCACCGGTCGCCACTGAGACGCTACTGTCACACTTCCCGGCTGACCAGCCAGAGGATTTGACGGTAGTCAGAGCAGCTCTCAGACCCTACCTCGTGCTCAAGCGACGATGGTTCCTTGATGACTCCGAGGACCTGACTACTTTGCCGGACGCTGAAGTGCGGTGGAAAGCCGACGCGGACAACCTCATAAGACACGTGTTGACGGTTGTCGAGGCGACGCCTCATGGAGATCTGGCGCTGGGAGCGGTACTCGAGGAGTCGCTGAGCGCAGCTTACGACCTTCTCGACGCTTACCACGGTCTTCGCTCGTGGGATCCGTTGAGCTTCGGTCGATCGGCAATCGAACCACACGGGCAGGATCAGTTTCGCGATCCCGTCGACGCGGTCATCGATGGACTACGAGCGTATGGCGAGAAAGCCTTGGTCGCACGGCCGGAGCTGCCCGAAAAGTGGTGGTCGCTCGATCGAGTTCTCTTCCGCCGTCTCGCGCTCCATTTGGTCGCACTTGACGCCTCACGGTCATGCGACGAGAAGATCTCGTGGCTGCTCGAACGATCCGTTCTTTATGAAACCGACCTCAAGCACGAAAATTATCGGGTCCTCAAAGTGTCGGCTGAAAAAGCATCGAAAGAAGCCCGCGCGCGCCTTCTCGCGGCCGCGCAGGCCGGGCCAAGCCTCCCCGAAGACATCGCCGACATTGAAAGACACACCAAATACGCAACCTACAACTTGCTGGTTTGGCTGGCCCAGGTCGCACCTGGATGGTCAGAGGCTGGCGCAGCACTGGAAGCGGCGCAGGCCGCAAACCCTGACTTCGCCCCGCGTGGACATCCCGACTTCGACAGCTGGATGACGAGCGGCACCTGGGGTGGGAAACTGCCGATGGAACCGGAAGACTTTATCAGGCGCTTTGAAGCGGACCCCGCCGCCGCCGTCGATGACCTTCTCGCCCGGGACTACTCGGCGCGGAACTTCGACGAACCGGACTGGCGCGACGCTCTTTCCCTTGTGAGCCGAGTGGTTGAGTCCCGTCCAGAACTCGGCGAACAACTCTGGACACTCGTCGACGATCGGAGTGGGCTTGGTCCTCTGGCACACGACCTTCGACGAGCAACTGTCGAGGGCTGGGCACAGGCGACCTTGGGTGGGGCCGCCGATGCTGTCGTCGAACGAGTTGCAACACAGGTTCCAAATTCCGAATCCGCACGGTCAGTCAGCCGATTCCTACTGGAGCAGGTTCGCAAGCAGATCGAAAGTGACGAGACACCGGCTCTCGCTGGCATGCGACGCATCGCCTTCCGACTCTGGAGAGAGCACGGCCAGTCATTCACGCACGCGGAGGAACTGGACCCGAATTCGTTTGCTCCGCTCTACCTCAATTCCTGGCCAGGAGACCTCGCCCAGTACTGGATGGCCGAGGTTGATCGACGCTGGCGGAAGGATCGTGATGACTGGTCGGGCCTCAACGAGGACGAGCGCGACGCGCTGACACAACTACTCGACGGGCCGCCGCATGCGCTGGACGCCACCAGACCCGCTGTGGCGAGCCACTTGTTCTTTTTATTCGCCGCCGACGCGACCTTCACCACCGAGCATGTGCTTCCGCTATTCCGTGAAGACTCGACTGCGGCGTTGGTTTGGAATCCGTATTTACATCAACCCCGCTACAACGACAAGCTGCTCGCGGCCGGTCTCTTGGAGAGCACGATAGCGGAGTGGGCCCGGCTGGACGTGCTAGGGTCCCATCTCCGGAGTCAATTCTTCGCACTAGTCGCCTCTATTGTCTCTTTCGCTGGTATCACTCCAGAATCACGCCTAGCCCTGCTCGATCAAAGCGTGCTGGTCGACGACGGCGCCCACGCAGCGGAGTTCGCTCAGGCGATTGTTCGTTTCCTCCATTTGGACGGGATCGACGGCGCGGAGGTGTGGAAGCGATGGCTTCGCGACCACCTCACGACAAGACTGCACGGGGTGCCAAGGACCCCGAATATGGAAGAACTGACCTGCTGGGCAGATACTGTCCCTTACCTCGGCGATGAAATTCCCGAAGCGATCGAGCTGCTCAGCAACCACAGCATCGGTCTGGGCAGTCGGTTCTTCCGTCCGCATTTCCCAGAAGAAGCGCTCTCAGCTCATGGCTCGGTTCTGGTGTCACACTTCGCGGAACGCGTTCACAACTCTTCGCCCAGCAACTACTCCATCGTCCATCAGGTGAAGGAGCTGATCGATGCGTTACGCGGCGCCCTCGGCGACACAGGTGTGCAGCCGTTAGTCCACGCGGCGATGACGCGTGGATTCCTTGGCAATAGCAGCGACTAG
- a CDS encoding competence protein CoiA family protein, whose protein sequence is MSSGFSPAERDIYAVLDSADSDVPVCAPADRNAARRLKTAHTFHCSTALGGCGTELTFATGDINIPHFRHRAGVRCALMGSGSITDRYTHLAIQNALRDWIIAMPGFTCQLEVSVEDGRTDVLATGPDFEAALEVQRSQLSGTAARDRTSRYRTRAPAVDWLFESTSIDAFKAEMAERGWSLRVWWGWAKQECRIGVSYQSGDETEPEERAIGGALDDWLLTPGGLDSEHLRKAKQAVADRQEALRRRSEDEAAEAAEQAADKRAREAAARRAALAEDLARVRHYEAQLQGYSVGVDNRWPAKWPVLQGTPKQVRWAAGLRAKVVGFLHEELANNWLNAERGYPVAQWLSEQESAKFWIEHLKNVRDVIDLLRVHEYRG, encoded by the coding sequence GTGAGCAGCGGATTTTCGCCGGCGGAGCGCGACATCTACGCGGTGCTGGACTCGGCGGACTCAGATGTGCCGGTCTGTGCACCGGCGGACAGGAACGCGGCACGGCGACTGAAAACCGCGCATACGTTCCATTGCTCGACGGCTCTGGGCGGCTGCGGCACCGAACTGACGTTCGCTACCGGTGACATTAACATCCCCCATTTCCGGCACCGGGCGGGAGTCAGGTGCGCGCTGATGGGCTCCGGATCCATCACTGACCGGTACACCCATCTGGCCATCCAGAACGCCCTACGCGACTGGATCATCGCCATGCCGGGATTCACCTGTCAGCTGGAAGTCTCCGTGGAGGATGGACGCACCGACGTTCTGGCCACCGGGCCGGACTTCGAAGCAGCCCTGGAGGTCCAGCGGTCCCAGCTGAGCGGCACTGCGGCGAGGGATCGCACATCCCGGTACCGAACCCGCGCTCCCGCCGTCGACTGGCTGTTTGAATCCACCAGCATCGACGCCTTCAAAGCCGAAATGGCCGAGCGTGGTTGGAGCCTCAGGGTCTGGTGGGGCTGGGCCAAGCAGGAATGCCGGATCGGTGTCAGCTACCAGTCCGGGGACGAAACCGAGCCGGAAGAGAGGGCCATCGGGGGCGCCCTGGACGATTGGCTCCTGACCCCGGGCGGGCTCGACTCAGAGCACCTGAGGAAGGCTAAACAGGCGGTCGCCGACCGGCAGGAGGCCCTGCGGCGCCGGAGCGAGGATGAGGCAGCCGAAGCGGCGGAACAAGCGGCGGACAAGAGGGCACGGGAGGCGGCCGCCCGACGCGCTGCCCTTGCTGAAGATCTGGCGCGCGTCCGCCACTATGAGGCGCAGCTGCAGGGGTATTCGGTCGGCGTGGACAATCGATGGCCAGCCAAGTGGCCGGTGCTACAAGGCACTCCAAAACAGGTCCGCTGGGCCGCCGGGCTCCGGGCGAAGGTCGTCGGATTTCTCCACGAAGAACTGGCCAACAACTGGCTTAACGCGGAGCGCGGCTATCCGGTCGCCCAATGGCTGTCGGAGCAGGAATCCGCCAAGTTCTGGATCGAACACCTCAAGAATGTCCGGGACGTGATCGATCTCCTGAGGGTCCACGAATACCGCGGATGA